The Solibacillus sp. FSL W7-1436 genome window below encodes:
- a CDS encoding class I SAM-dependent DNA methyltransferase — protein sequence MKQNIYDNALFFKGYEEIRNRKFNYNNLLERPNFLALMPDVKGKVLLDLGCGKGEFANDCVLKGAQHVDAIDISVNMITAAKERYKSDRLHFQQISIEDILLKSSHYQLITSALALHYVADFEGVIEKVSHALCPGGVFLFSIEHPISTANKGEEQWILDEKHTIAHFAVAHYRSEGQRTQNWLVDNVVMYHRTMETILNTLIMNGLQIEKIVEPMPTEEAMELLPSLQKEQHRPSFLIVKARRTI from the coding sequence ATGAAGCAGAATATTTATGATAATGCCTTATTTTTTAAAGGATATGAAGAAATTCGCAACCGGAAGTTCAATTATAACAATTTACTCGAGAGACCCAATTTCTTAGCATTAATGCCGGATGTTAAAGGGAAAGTATTATTAGATTTAGGCTGCGGAAAAGGGGAGTTTGCAAATGACTGTGTTTTAAAAGGGGCACAGCATGTCGATGCCATCGATATTTCAGTCAATATGATTACTGCAGCAAAAGAGCGCTATAAAAGTGACCGACTCCATTTTCAACAAATTTCAATTGAAGACATTCTCTTAAAGAGTTCGCATTATCAACTCATAACGAGTGCATTGGCACTGCATTATGTGGCGGATTTTGAAGGGGTCATCGAAAAAGTAAGTCATGCATTATGTCCGGGAGGGGTATTTCTATTCTCTATTGAGCATCCAATATCAACCGCAAATAAAGGTGAGGAGCAATGGATTTTGGACGAGAAGCACACAATCGCTCATTTTGCGGTTGCCCATTACCGGAGTGAAGGGCAACGAACTCAAAATTGGCTCGTGGATAATGTGGTGATGTACCATCGCACAATGGAAACAATTCTAAATACCTTAATCATGAACGGCCTGCAAATCGAAAAAATAGTGGAGCCAATGCCGACAGAAGAAGCAATGGAATTACTCCCAAGCCTGCAAAAAGAACAGCATCGCCCTTCCTTTTTAATTGTGAAAGCGAGAAGAACCATATAA
- a CDS encoding cAMP-binding protein: MKNVNRLFLIIALIILVIIGRYFMAQNEVTVIPDVTAVTNEQTIETVRGSYCWHSAGEAECVDTAAPHEIINAQNTTYVKVQPGEVMEFQYSQNVTSVSIQQWVEDYDYKEIATSARFTAPTEKGKYIISSMARFSNGDVTDSIAIEVE, from the coding sequence ATGAAAAATGTAAACCGGTTATTTCTTATTATCGCTCTCATTATACTCGTTATTATTGGCCGCTATTTTATGGCACAAAATGAAGTAACGGTTATTCCCGACGTAACAGCTGTTACGAATGAACAGACGATCGAAACGGTTCGCGGAAGCTATTGCTGGCATTCGGCAGGTGAAGCAGAATGTGTCGATACAGCTGCCCCGCATGAAATTATAAATGCGCAAAATACTACTTATGTAAAAGTACAGCCAGGCGAAGTAATGGAATTCCAGTACAGTCAAAATGTAACGAGTGTCTCCATTCAACAATGGGTTGAAGATTATGATTATAAAGAAATTGCCACATCGGCTCGCTTTACTGCCCCAACGGAAAAAGGGAAGTATATCATTTCCAGTATGGCGCGCTTCAGCAACGGTGATGTGACAGACAGTATTGCGATAGAAGTAGAATAG
- a CDS encoding methyl-accepting chemotaxis protein, translated as MKKHNGKLNWIHQLNLIITIVLAVLIVSPLVIANGFSNSIPYVIAGGGVILLSTANYFLKISNYAKGLIFVLIPAFVVFLLFYLDGYSINKHYMLLVTFIMCAMYFNERLIKTFLLFTSIFYIVLYITVPENLLGVNANLPVFITIFVSMTGCNYMLYRLTQWGKKLINDAQEKEREAKELLENLSSILNKIEEGSSQLAHSITHVNENVGTLNSASETILQSSNQMAAAIHNEAEMIQHINEQMILSHDNMVKTKESSESTVKDSDEVQAAIEQSWKQVHDVTADMATLSDSIDLTTTTIDNMQESLANVNNLLNGIKAIADQTNLLSLNASIEAARAGEHGKGFAVVAEEVKKLAEESANIAANITGVTQQLLERATTAQSKAYEGKEAVHSSVGTLNEITGSFDGIKQSFHGIQGKLHQNMSTITETNKLVEEVMNQIENLSASSEENAAMTEEIASSIHEEHVMMKSIADASNELQQLQSELSEITKRQ; from the coding sequence TTGAAGAAACACAACGGAAAACTTAATTGGATTCACCAACTAAATCTGATTATTACAATAGTATTGGCAGTTTTAATTGTTTCACCGCTTGTTATTGCAAATGGTTTTAGTAATTCAATCCCTTATGTAATTGCAGGTGGCGGTGTCATCTTATTATCGACGGCCAATTATTTCCTGAAAATATCAAACTACGCAAAAGGATTGATTTTTGTATTGATTCCGGCATTTGTCGTATTTTTATTATTTTACCTTGATGGATATTCCATCAATAAACATTACATGCTGCTCGTAACATTTATTATGTGTGCCATGTATTTTAATGAACGGCTGATCAAAACATTTTTACTCTTTACCAGCATTTTTTATATCGTATTATACATAACGGTGCCGGAAAATTTACTGGGGGTAAATGCTAATCTTCCGGTATTTATTACGATTTTTGTAAGTATGACCGGCTGTAACTATATGCTGTACCGTTTAACACAGTGGGGCAAAAAATTAATAAACGATGCCCAGGAAAAAGAACGGGAAGCGAAAGAACTGCTTGAAAATCTATCATCGATTTTAAATAAAATTGAGGAAGGGTCAAGCCAGCTTGCGCATAGTATTACACATGTAAATGAAAATGTGGGTACATTGAATAGTGCGAGCGAGACGATTTTACAGTCCTCGAATCAAATGGCAGCAGCTATTCATAATGAAGCGGAGATGATTCAGCATATTAATGAACAGATGATTTTATCACATGATAATATGGTGAAAACGAAGGAGTCCTCTGAATCGACTGTAAAGGATTCCGATGAAGTACAGGCAGCAATTGAACAGAGCTGGAAGCAGGTACATGATGTGACAGCTGATATGGCTACATTAAGTGACTCGATCGATTTAACGACAACGACGATTGACAATATGCAGGAGAGCCTTGCCAATGTAAATAACCTGTTAAATGGGATTAAAGCCATTGCGGATCAGACGAATCTGCTGTCATTAAATGCTTCCATTGAAGCAGCAAGAGCAGGGGAGCATGGAAAAGGGTTTGCCGTTGTTGCAGAAGAAGTAAAAAAACTGGCGGAAGAGAGTGCGAATATTGCAGCGAATATTACCGGTGTTACACAGCAGCTGCTTGAACGTGCAACAACTGCCCAGTCAAAAGCATATGAAGGAAAAGAAGCAGTCCATTCAAGTGTTGGCACATTGAATGAAATTACCGGTTCATTTGATGGAATCAAGCAATCGTTCCATGGCATTCAAGGGAAGCTTCACCAAAACATGTCGACCATTACAGAAACGAATAAACTTGTTGAAGAAGTAATGAATCAAATTGAAAATCTGTCCGCAAGTTCTGAAGAAAATGCGGCTATGACCGAAGAAATTGCGAGCTCGATACATGAAGAGCATGTCATGATGAAATCGATTGCCGATGCGAGTAATGAACTTCAGCAATTACAAAGCGAACTGTCGGAAATAACGAAACGTCAATAA
- the kynB gene encoding arylformamidase — MWIDITQTMKNGMPNWPGDTPFSFEVGVTKQQTGSVNIGRITTSLHTGTHADAPFHFNSEAETIEQLDVNVYIGDCVIVDCIGHEVISAKMLEEIDFLDAKRVLLKTVDQLGEAFPETIPVIHPDVAPFLKERGVILLGIDNPSVDPLDSKEVLAHHKLYEHGIHILEGLDLRHVQQGLYELIALPLKIAGADGAPVRAVVRKKVD; from the coding sequence ATGTGGATTGATATTACACAGACGATGAAAAACGGGATGCCGAACTGGCCGGGAGATACACCGTTTTCTTTTGAAGTAGGGGTTACGAAACAACAGACGGGTTCGGTCAATATTGGGCGGATCACGACCTCGCTGCACACGGGTACACATGCAGATGCACCTTTTCATTTTAACAGTGAAGCTGAGACTATCGAACAGTTGGATGTCAATGTGTATATCGGTGACTGTGTGATCGTGGATTGTATCGGACACGAAGTAATTTCGGCTAAAATGCTTGAGGAGATTGATTTTCTTGATGCAAAGCGAGTACTGCTTAAAACGGTGGATCAGCTTGGCGAAGCATTTCCGGAAACCATTCCGGTCATTCATCCGGATGTCGCGCCATTTTTAAAGGAGCGCGGTGTAATATTGCTTGGCATTGACAATCCTTCCGTTGACCCGTTGGACAGCAAGGAAGTATTGGCACATCACAAGTTGTATGAACATGGCATTCATATACTGGAAGGGCTCGATTTGCGGCATGTTCAGCAAGGTCTTTATGAACTGATCGCACTGCCGCTTAAAATAGCAGGTGCTGACGGTGCGCCTGTTCGTGCGGTCGTTCGTAAAAAAGTTGATTAA
- a CDS encoding sodium-dependent transporter produces the protein MEKSKGQWSSKLGFVLASAGAAIGLGAIWKMPYVAGQSGGGAFFLIFVLLTLIIGLPMLLSEYIIGRATQKEAVTAYKVLAPNTKAWAWIGKLGIIGCFLLLSFYSVVGGWIFVYSGVSVVGEVIAPTVDPGAFFGQVTGTPWIALLGLGLFTLANVVIIALGVQNGIEKANKFMMPLLFIMFFVLVIRAVTLDGAMEGIKFFLYPDFSNITGESILYALGQSFFALAVGFSCLVTYSSYLKKDVSLPNSAGSVVGLSIFVSFLAGLAIFPVVFAFDMEVASGPPLLFMVLPAAFSQMPFGELFLALFLILFLFATLTSAFSMYEIIVAAIIEKWKISRAKITVIIGILVFIASIPSTLTYSSLGDVSIFGRNIFDFTDFVVSNIILPVGNLLIAIFIMHIMDKNLVKSELLQGSKMGEGFYRTYRFLMTFVVPTVIVVVLAYLVIQY, from the coding sequence ATGGAGAAGAGTAAAGGACAGTGGTCAAGTAAGTTAGGGTTTGTATTAGCGTCAGCGGGCGCAGCGATTGGGCTCGGGGCAATTTGGAAAATGCCTTATGTAGCCGGTCAAAGTGGAGGCGGCGCATTCTTCCTGATTTTTGTGCTGCTGACATTAATTATCGGGCTGCCAATGCTTTTATCGGAATATATTATTGGGCGTGCCACACAAAAAGAGGCGGTTACTGCCTATAAAGTATTGGCGCCGAATACGAAGGCTTGGGCTTGGATCGGTAAGCTCGGGATTATTGGCTGTTTCTTATTATTATCGTTTTACAGTGTAGTCGGCGGCTGGATTTTTGTTTACAGCGGGGTTTCGGTTGTTGGAGAAGTAATCGCGCCGACTGTAGATCCGGGAGCATTTTTCGGACAGGTAACAGGTACACCTTGGATTGCTTTACTCGGTTTGGGATTGTTTACACTGGCGAATGTAGTAATCATTGCGCTTGGTGTTCAAAACGGGATTGAAAAGGCAAATAAATTCATGATGCCGTTACTGTTTATTATGTTCTTTGTTTTAGTTATAAGAGCCGTAACATTGGACGGGGCAATGGAAGGGATCAAGTTTTTCCTGTATCCGGACTTTTCGAACATTACCGGTGAATCAATTTTATATGCGTTGGGGCAATCATTCTTTGCGCTGGCTGTTGGATTCTCGTGTTTAGTTACATATAGTTCTTATTTAAAGAAAGATGTGAGCTTACCGAATTCAGCAGGTTCTGTTGTAGGATTAAGTATTTTCGTATCATTCCTGGCGGGACTGGCGATTTTCCCGGTAGTTTTCGCCTTCGATATGGAAGTGGCGAGCGGACCGCCATTATTGTTCATGGTATTGCCTGCAGCGTTTTCGCAAATGCCGTTTGGTGAACTGTTTTTAGCGCTGTTTTTAATTCTGTTTTTATTTGCGACGTTAACGTCAGCGTTCAGTATGTATGAAATTATCGTTGCTGCTATCATTGAAAAATGGAAAATCAGCCGCGCTAAAATTACAGTCATCATTGGTATCTTAGTATTTATCGCTTCGATTCCTTCAACATTAACGTACAGTTCATTAGGGGATGTTTCGATTTTTGGACGCAATATTTTTGATTTCACCGACTTTGTAGTGTCGAATATCATCTTACCGGTCGGCAACTTGCTTATCGCGATCTTCATCATGCATATTATGGATAAAAACCTCGTGAAAAGCGAACTGTTGCAAGGAAGTAAAATGGGTGAAGGCTTTTACAGAACATATCGCTTTTTAATGACCTTCGTTGTACCGACAGTCATTGTTGTAGTCTTAGCATATTTAGTCATTCAATATTAG
- the kynA gene encoding tryptophan 2,3-dioxygenase, protein MDKRSISDLQHKLKDEKGIHTDFREDMTYSDYLSLDPLLNSQNRLSDHHDEMLFIIIHQVSELWMKLIIHEMRGAIQAIEKGEMQPAFKMLARVSKIQVQIIQAWDVLATMTPAEYLQFRDDLGKASGFQSYQYRLIEFALGYKTPYILKIYEKEPHILEVLKEAYNAPSIYDVAIQALAKAGLPITEALLNRDFSVVYSGDDSVAAAWKTVYENIDTYWDLYQLGEKLVDIEDSLQQWRFRHMKTVERIIGFKVGTGGSSGVNYLRKVLDHRFFPELWDLRTVLS, encoded by the coding sequence GTGGATAAGCGATCAATTTCAGATTTGCAGCACAAGCTAAAGGATGAAAAGGGGATTCATACGGATTTCCGTGAAGATATGACGTACAGCGATTATTTGAGCCTGGATCCCCTATTAAACAGTCAAAACCGTCTTTCCGACCATCACGATGAGATGCTGTTTATTATTATTCACCAGGTGAGTGAACTTTGGATGAAGCTCATTATACATGAGATGCGCGGTGCGATACAGGCGATTGAAAAAGGGGAGATGCAGCCGGCATTTAAAATGCTCGCACGTGTATCGAAAATTCAGGTGCAGATTATTCAGGCATGGGATGTGTTGGCAACGATGACACCGGCAGAATATTTGCAGTTTCGGGATGACCTGGGGAAAGCATCGGGTTTCCAAAGCTATCAGTATCGCCTGATCGAGTTTGCACTTGGCTATAAAACACCGTATATACTCAAAATCTATGAGAAAGAGCCGCACATTCTCGAAGTACTTAAAGAGGCATATAATGCGCCAAGTATTTATGATGTGGCGATTCAGGCATTGGCTAAAGCAGGATTGCCAATAACTGAAGCTTTGCTAAACCGTGATTTTTCGGTAGTATATAGTGGTGACGATTCTGTTGCCGCCGCTTGGAAAACCGTCTATGAAAATATCGATACGTACTGGGATTTATACCAGCTTGGCGAAAAGCTTGTCGATATTGAAGATTCCTTGCAGCAGTGGCGTTTCCGTCATATGAAAACGGTCGAGCGCATCATTGGCTTCAAAGTGGGCACAGGCGGCTCATCAGGGGTCAATTATTTGCGAAAAGTGCTCGATCACCGCTTTTTCCCGGAGCTCTGGGATTTACGGACAGTACTATCTTGA